taaaaactgtgacCTACATTTCCTCTGATTTATATATTCAGctaatcagaaaaataaaattatcaaaaaaaataaatattagttcCAGCTCTGTTCTTTATTCATACATCCATGAgacccaataaaaaaaagtgaaaagcagCTGTTGTGCATTAGCAGTACTTTTTGGAATCTTTTGCTCATTACATTAACTCAAagttattcaataatttatcaTCATTTCACCATGGCATCTTTCACAGTGGTTGTTCTTTCACCAAATCAACCTGTCAGATCATTCTCTGCCATGTGCAAAGTTAGGTCGTTTTGCGCGAACCAGAAGGCTAAGGTGCTGACATAGGTGACAGATTGTTGGCAGTGCCCAACATCATCTATTCTAAGTTGAGCTACTCCTGCAGAGGAAACTACTTACTGACCGTACACTAAGAGTAGAAGACTATTGTTCTTGTTCTTGGTTAATAGTTTGCACGTGCATTCATAGCGGAATGATGTTACACTGAAAAACTCACAGGAAGATGGGTGTGATAACTCAAATCTGTCTGCAACATACTGTGGACCATGGAGAAACTAAAGAGAAGAGAAAGGGAAGTGGAGATACGGCTGTTGTCTGACAATgtgcaaaaggaaattaaacaaTGCTGAAACCAGACAGCAGACCTGGATTCTTCAAACCTGCTGTGCAGCAATACAAATCcaacaaaactttaataaaaaaagttttttttttattttatttttttttccaaaaacaatatACTAAATGATCTGGGTAAAACAACCTGTTAAACACTTACtgctaatttaatttgatttatgcaaccttttttcacattttcacactATAACTACAGCTTCCATATATTTATTGGAATTCTTGATGTATATAAATGAATAGATTTGTCTTCTAGGATAGTAAAACCCATAGATTGTATTATATTTTTGAGACAGCATGACATTATGTACTTCCATAAGCACATATATCATCTGCTTAATTATCATATTGTCAGCTGGACTTATGTACCGCTCCTCAGAAACACTACTAGATCTTGCTATGTCACCAGCAAGTTTATAAATCCTAGTTGCAACACTCCCAAATGATTTGTGTGATATTCTCTGTCAGCATTTGGactcaaaatattaaaatctgtaCAAAAAACTGAGGATCAAATATTTAGGAAGAGATGTtacaattggaaaaaaaaaaataataatcgcCAAAGTAGATCAGAACGATTTTAAAGTGTgttgaagagaaaagaaaaaggttgtaTATCTCTCAAAagtattaattgtttttaacacaataaatattaatcaagCACAGCAAAAGGAGGGAAAATTAGAGAGGAAGtaatggctttctttttttcccccctgttgGTTCCTAAACTTCTCTGGAGTTTAGTCTGGGAAGGGgtggagacagaaaaaagggggaagagagaggaggaaagtCAAATTGAAGTGGGACAGACCCCCCTCCCACCACCATTACCATGCCATACTCCCCCACCACACATACTTACAAATCCACATTTACATGTggacacacacgcctacacacccACGCcggcgtgagtgtgtgtgtgtgtgcaacatGCTCTTCAAAGCCAAGTGGTTTTAATAGACATCCAATTAGACGAAGACATCTGGGGAGCTGCTGTTGCAGATAAATAAGGTGAAAGGAAGACAAGATTCAGTCACCTCTCTGAAACTCCTGAAGATCAGGGGAAAGCCGCTGATAGAGGCAGCAGCAAAGAGAGGTGGGGGCCTAAAGAAAGAGGGAGTCACACATGGGAGGAAAGAGGAGAGGCAACACAGCGCTCCTGCATTCAGACTCTGAGAAGCAAGGAGAGAGGACAGACCGGGAGCTTAGCTCACTGACAGACGCATAACAAGAGAGGGGAGAAAGACGAAACCAGTGAGGGCTTGGTTACAATCTCAAGTAACTTCAAAACGAGCTCAGgcacaaaaaagagaaacaaaggaggagaagaagacaagaaaaagTCTGGATTTCTAGactttttagggaaaaaaaaaacttgccttCATTgcctggattatttttttttttaacattcttaAGAGAAGcatcacagatttttttttgtctccaattatttcttttcaaatactTTAAGTGTTTTACTCATTCTCTTCTGCCTCTCTCCTGTACTTCATGGACTTGAGGATATAAATGGGACTTATGCTTATGAGATAGATTATAGATAACACTGCAacatatatattaataaaattataatttgtgcttttctgttGAAGGATTTGGAGCAAAAACCTCCTGTTGTGAGGTGATCTTAGATTTGGATATTGACACTTTCCAGAAAAAGAGGGACAGCAACCAAATCAGCTGCGGCACCACCAGCAGCTGATCCTTCATCATTCTTCAAGCACAGGAACTGTAGCTCTGCTGCTAAAAGCCCTGCTCTGATCCGCTGCCGTCAGACTGTTCTCACCCCAGTTGTTCCACAGGTTTCAACACCTACTGTCCCAGAGAGATTGCGGGTTCCCAGGCAGAGGAGGTCTAGTTGGTGGGTCAGGGGGGGGTTCTCCCACTCTCTTTCCCTCTCCCTGCACCCAGCTCAGCATGCCCCAGCCCCTGAGCTCCTCCACAGCTCTCCCAGCTCCACTACCATGTGTAGATGGACAGTGACACAAGGTGCACCGGTCGCCTGGTTCTCCTCCTTCCCCTGCCGCAGACCTCCATCACTCTTCTTGCCCCTGactttcctcctgctgctcctcttggTCGGACCCTGCGCTTCATCGACAGACTCTGAAAAGAACCATGCACCAGAGGGGACTCCTACGCCACCTTGCTGGGCGCCACTTCGCCCATCATCTGCAAGGTTGCCACGGGCGACAAATGTGTCGCTATCGTCTGCGACGGTTGTCGGGCGACACGTGCGAAGCAGCTACAAGCATCTTCAAGGAGACGTGCGCAGGAGGAAGCTGTTCTCCTATCAGAAATTCTTTCTTCGCATTGGCAAGGACGGAAACGTCAATGGCACCAAAAGAGAGGATGATCCATACAGTAAGTTAAAATTTGTCTCTTATGgcacatttttgactttaacTTAATGGCCCAAATAATAATCCTTATGAGTACTTATGCCGAGTGAgttttttataaactgttttgGTAAAACTTAAAGGTTATGCTAAATCCACCAAACACAAAGCACCGAATATCAATGGCCAAAGAcagaagtttttcttctttcacctATCTCATGAGTTTATCTATAAGGAAtgaagtttttgtgtttcttttttggagCAAGCGTGCACATTGAGACAGGTGACTGGGCAAACGAACAAATAACCTCGCTGCATGCTTCCAGCCATGTGCGCAGGCAGAGCATATTTGTCTGACTACAAAGAGCTTGGTAGAAGAAAGCTTGacagaggaagagcaggagggaagaagaatgagaaaaaaagaaactaaaacaagtaAGCcaagcagataaaaacaaagaagttgAGACGATCCACTGGAATCAATTAGAAATCGCCCAGAGAAAGTTTTTCGTCTTTGATGGGAAATATCTGAAACGGCTATTACCAAACCCCATGGGGAGAATGACAAGTCCACTTACTCCTTGCTGCTATTGTGTTGCAGCTCTAATGGTGGTGGGCATATGCTAAGTTTGAGGTCTTCCTGACTCAGATGTAAAGTgatctctgcctctctctctgaATGTGCATTTTCTGGGCTATGAAATATGATTTAACCCCCATTTATCCTGAGAGGGGTCAGAGAGAACACAGGATTATTTGTCAGTGCCACTAAGCTTCACATTTGTACAGCTGTCCTACTTCGCACTGACTCCAGTCTTTGTCTTGCTCTGCCAAGATACTTCCCTGACATTTTTACTGCCGGTTGTGTGAAGTTATACCTGATAAAGGGTGTTATGCAGGCCCCGAACCAAGTGCCCAGTTGCACACCAACATATCTAAATACTTCAAAACTTCACCATGCGAGGCTTATCACAACCAGTTATGGTTGACTGAGAGCAGAAAATCAGCTGTTATCATTCTGTCCTCCAAAACTTTTATCTCATAGTTAAACACATCTGGAAGTTCTCCAAGACTGCCAGAGAATTTTGGCCTCTGAGCAGCTCGGAGTAACTCTGCAGCCTCAGGGCACACTGACAGTAGTTGTTGAGGGAGAACAGAAAAGTACTCCCACACTTACCTACCCCAAATTCCCCACCAAGTTTACTGAATCCGACACACAACATCTGATAAAcagagagaaattatttttagtttgaataCTGTCCTGCTGCTTTAATCATCTTCATTTTTTCATCATCTCAGTCTGTGTCTGTACAACTCATTCTAATTAGAAATACACCGGTCAAgattgtgtttctgtggttACAATTTGGCTATATTAGAAGCAGGTACATCGTGCTGTTGTGTGAGAGAAACCATAGTAAAGACATTTTACGCTGTCGATTATCATACTTAGCGGGAATAAAGCCACTGTCTCTGTTTATCATCCCAAGAATGTAGATCCTTCCCTTATctttgaaatatgacaaatgcCTGGCAACATTTGAAACAGCTGAAAGCTCAAAATGATATAACTTTGGAGTAGTTTGTTCAGTCTTCCTGTTGTCTGCTCTATGTCTTGCTTTCTCTCACTGTCTTGCAGCCTGGATAAATCACAGACATTGCCCGACATAATGaaaattggttatttttttagaaacttcTTACATCTTACATCGAGACAGgaacatttgaatttttgtcAGCAGCGAGAGCCTCCACAGAGAATGCTGATGCTGCATTCCCTGAttggaaaaaagattttttttggagTTCACAAACAGCTGGTTACCCATCAGACCCAATCAAGGAGCCAATTGCTTTTGTGCATCTCTACTTGCATTACTATAGGTCTTTATCTCTCATACATAAGTCATAGGTCTCCATGCATCTGACCCTGGGACTTTTGGAGAATATGCCTCCCCTGCTGggaacacacagacacacacgcatgcaGCTGAGCAGAGAGAGGCCACTTTTGCACATGGCCTCCATATGGCAAAGCCCACTTTTATTAGGGCCAGGGCCAGtgtgaatgcgtgtgtgtgtgcgtgtgtgcgggTGTTTATCTGTGTGTGCCACTCAGACACCAAGTTTTTGCCAGACATGGCTGAAGGAATTTCAATTAGCgtctcttcctccctccctttGCCTGCAGTGCTCTGTGACACACTCATGCGCATGTATGGATGgttttacacacacatgcatggaGCCCTGCCATCAGGCTGCAACATGTCACTGACTATAGTGGCATTAGAAAGGCAATTAATCAGACTGAAAAGCTCTTGCATGTCATCATAGTAGAAAAATAGTAAGCACAGTCTAGAGAGTGAGAACCATACTGCAGCTCTTCATTCTTGTGGATTCAGTCAGGTTTTGCATCTGCGCACAAGCCTGATATATGGAGATATCTGTGCACTTCTTGTACTTTTTTGCATGAGCTCTTTACAAATTGCACCCTTCAAAGTAAAGCAAACAGAGCGTAACTTAATTCTGCTCCCTTGTCTTTGAAACTGAATGTGGTTTTTCACTTCCCGTGTTTCTTGTTATTCAATCGGTCTCTCTTGCTCAGTAGTTTGCACACCAACAGGTTTTGACCacacttttgtgtttgttttaacatttcagaTCATAACATTGTTCATGTACACTGTGATGATTTCATAGCTGATAGAAGcaaaacacacagagcaaagaaacaaattgcTTGTTTGATGCAGGTTTCTATGGGGCTCTCATTAGAAACAAAtcatctcttcttttttaattggaCAAGTAACAAAAATTGGAGTCAGAGGCAGATTTCCTGATATGGCCAATATGGCTCAGGGCGACACAGACTGTGGGGGGACCACAGGGCCAAAAGGTTGTTTTAATTGAGCCCCAAAGGAGCATTTTGAAAACCCAGAGAGATTCCTTAAATTAcacttttagattaattaaaattgtattCTATAGTTATCACACATCATTAGGGCTACCTCATATTAATTATCTGTTGAGATCAATTTATATCAGACCAGTGGTTAAAACTTTAATACTTTTactattgtgatttttttccccccgtctTGTTGAAGGGGCAAGCtgtgctgtttctttttaaggGGAAATATGACTCCCCACCCAGGGAGTCCCTGCCTGGGGGGCGCCATTAGCACACCAAAAATGTCAGTTGCTTTCCAATTACTATGCATGTTTAATTACCTGTCTAATCCATGGAGAGAAGCGACCACCTTGTGTTTTGCAATGTGTTAGCACTCTAGTCAAATATGCCTTTGCACTGTGGCTGGCTAATTATGCTAAAATGGACTTATGATCCAAAGCATTCAAGTCtgtttaaagggccagttcaaagatttttttattgaattcttTTCCCAGCTTAGAATCCTAAATATTTATGGGTACTATAAATTAGTCTTACTAGTGAATTTTCTAAAGCACAGATATAGACATAATGCAATTAATTTTCAATTCCTAATATGTCCGATAGAACGTTAAAGTTACTGTTATTCTTTTAATTGTGTACAGTGGTGAAGTGGGATCAGAGGGAAAGTGAGAAGAGGAGGTGGTATCCTTACACTGGGTTTGTGCCTGAACAAACCTAATGACCTTATTTCCAAACGCTCCACCTGCTCAGGACGTTGAAAATGATTAGTATGGAAGTTTGCTCAAGAATAGCCGTCATTAGACCATGGCAGAGGTGACGAAGATGTTTTAACTCCAAGGATGAGTCTCCCTAATGCAGTCGAGCCAGTCTGAGTATGTCAACATAGTGGCACATAATTCTTGGTTAAGTCTACATTATATAAATTTGTGCTCTCTGCTGCTTATCGTGCTTTTCTATTTACCCTGATTTGCTCTGAGCTCATCTATTCATGTCACCTCATAAATCCCTCACAATGATGCACTCTAGTCTCCATGTGGATGTCTTGAGGGCGCATCAGGATGTGATTAGCATTGATCCTGGCCCTGACCAAACGGCAACAAAACTGTCCTTGTTCTCCTTCCTCCATGTTGTCCACAAAGCTGCCACATTTCATtcacagacaaacaaataaggcaataaaacagtttatggCTGTTTGAAGTTTGACCACAGTTTGACTTCTCTACAGCCACTTGGACAGTGAATATTTCCTCCACTGATTAACACATCACAATGTGGCTTCATATAAAGAAAGGTGTATTCTCTTttgagttttaacttttttaacttgtgtttttgGCACTTTTGTGGCTTTAAGATGCCATTTAAACATTCCCATATGTAAATGATTAATTTGGACTTGAACTGTATACAGCtctataatattttattgaccATTACTGCACATaaagattttgttctttttaacaaaaagctTCATGAGGGTTactataaaagtaaaagttaagTCAATTAGTGCAGCACAATACGGACAaaggtaaatgtaaaaatataataccttgtaaaaatgtggaaaatataaaCCTTTCCACAATTAACCAGAAatgtcaatgtgttttattgaagttatttttgataGATCAATAAAAACTAGAACATAGTACacagaatgagaaaaataacagatgttttttaaagttctttacaATTAAATATCTGAGAAGtgtggaataattttttttggtgcaCCTATACTTtggaaaactgctttttgttataattacagCTGAGATCTTTCAGAGGAGGTTTCTGGTAGGTAGGTTCATTGTTTTACCCATTGTTCTTAGCAAAATCTCTCAGGTTCAGTCAGATTAAAAGTGTATATGGACTTTGAGTGGGCCAATCAGAGGAAAGAGGAGATATGTATAATGTgtgcataaaaacacatttatttccttcatAGACATCATAGTTCGGGCAGGATGATTAGATAAGTTTTCTTGAAAGGTGAACCTGCTCCATGTTTTAAGTCTTTTATTATATATTGACCTGTATGTAGCTCTGTCCACATTCAGATCATCTCTAAATATTTTCCCTGTTGAAAGACAGCAAGCCAACAGCATAATGTTGCTAGCATCATTAACACTGCAGTAGTGTTAGTTTTTTTAGAAACTTaatttggtctcatctgagcagagcattttttttcctcacaattGCTATTTCCCCTTTATAACTTGTGATGTGGCATGACTCAGTATCTTTGGAGGTTTGCagtattcttttcattttcagatcatGGATTGAATTGTGCCAATTAATATGCTTAAAGCTCAGTTTAAGTTTTTGCAACTAACTCTGTTTTGTATTGCTGTATCACAAAAAACAGGTAAaagggatatgaatacttttgcaaggcactgtagacttgcaattttctgttctggttttgctTAGAAACTGGAAACTTCTCTGGAAGTGCTTGTAAACTTTAAAGCATATGTTTGGATTAGAAGGTCCTTAATAACAAAgatatgtatttatttgctcTTAGTGGTGTAAACTTCTAGTGCCTCAGCAAATTTAAGGAAGATCAAAACCTAGAATAAGATCCTCCACTCCTACATTTTTTCCCACACCCCttctatttttgaaattattccCAGTCTtcctttctgctgtttctgaatgTCTCTTATTTTGCATCCCTGGTTTTGCTGCTTCCTCTTTACTCTAAGGAGAATGTTTAGGGTTCACATGGGAAAAGGTAACAGTGTGGCTCATAAAAGAGAGTTATGAGGTGGTACTGGATGCACCAAGGGTTAGTGTCAACATTGCTTTTCATTTAAGATTACCTTGACATCTTCATAGACTCTTCTCTGCACCGGCTGTAAATATAAGTTCTGTGCAAGCACCCCTGCAACAACTTGTTCATTAAACATTGAAGTGTTCTCATAGCTGCTGGTGTATCATTTAAAATCAGTGGTTATGCTCACTgcgcaaacataaaaaaagaatactGCACTCAGTCATGCTATTATTTACATGTGTCTTTTATGTAGGAATCTGGttggaaacaaaattaatgaaaacatatttgaattGTCAagcaaagtcatttttatttggtcCTTACATCACCTTTGTGGCATTTCTAAAACACTAATAATTCTGTATGTATTAAAAGATCGGTGCACATTTGGTGGTTTCCTTCATCTTCTCTATAGTGTTCttgtttagtattttaaaagatgcCAGAATCTGGATAAATGAAGTTATTAATCCAACACAATTTCTTATGTTTGTTGAGCATCTTATTGTTTCAATGTCCTGCTGAAACTCTACGTAACTCTGTCTTACATAACAGCCATGTTCCAAATTACTTGGAGATGTTCAATAGGCTTCATTATAAACTATTTCACAACAAATGCTCTGGAATGGATTAAGACAAAGATACGCAGAGTTTGTTCATCTTTGTCAGTTACTCATAATGTTGTACTTCTTCAatagtttgcatatttttgtgtgCTCTCATATTTGTTACAGGGTCCATTtctataaaaatctgaataactttacagaaacttttactgtttttccaATTTTGGCTGTATCATGTTGCTTCTTTACAAGCCACAACCATTTCTGTAACTGCATCTGTTCTGTTAAGGGGTCTCATTCCATCTCAAACACAGGAGTGAGTGTGATCGCCTAGAGGTCAAGAGGTGTGAGTGCCCTTTGACCTCATTACTGCCCATGCAGGGTCGTTTTCGGAGCACAGGATGGTTGATACAAGCATCCTGGAAATCcccacaataaataaaattccctTGTATACCATTTGAAGGGTGATGGGCAACACTGCATAAGGTTGAAATAGTTTCCTTAGAATGAGAAACCAACCACTGAATCAAGGTTTAGAGAAATAGTATGGATATTTCTTCCCATTAACATAGTCGAAGATTAAGGACCAATAAATCATGACCTTTGCTTATTTAGCTCTTTCTTTATAGAAATGCCCAAACTGTAGTGAAAGAGCTCAAAATGTCCTGTATGAACTGTGTGGCAAGCACACAACAACAATCTCAGTCTTAGAAAATGGAGTGTCATTGATTATGACTTTGTAGACTTTTTTGTAATCAATGCTGTGTGTTTAACGGGCACATTAGAAGCTCTGTAAATGCTTG
The sequence above is a segment of the Gambusia affinis linkage group LG17, SWU_Gaff_1.0, whole genome shotgun sequence genome. Coding sequences within it:
- the fgf10a gene encoding fibroblast growth factor 10a, producing the protein MCRWTVTQGAPVAWFSSFPCRRPPSLFLPLTFLLLLLLVGPCASSTDSEKNHAPEGTPTPPCWAPLRPSSARLPRATNVSLSSATVVGRHVRSSYKHLQGDVRRRKLFSYQKFFLRIGKDGNVNGTKREDDPYSILEIKSVDVGVVAIRGLSSNHYLAIKKNGDLYGAREFGPDCRLIERIEENRYNTYASAEWRTKKNKCMFVGLNPRGKPLKAKGKKMRRKSTATHFLPMVVQPR